From Stenotrophomonas maltophilia, a single genomic window includes:
- a CDS encoding DUF6624 domain-containing protein → MASILTPQLAPALLVLLLAATGSTHAAGAGSFYEALQRYQDDDAKGCADALGAMYHNGERFPDGGELLLVECTAATGDHAAAMAYVIALLGQDRLPLEDLLHKDRPGLNALRAGPEWPRMLARAEAMQKQRAGLMDEPLRRELLDREARDQAAQHAAIADGGGEAFKGTAPVAKANAEWLKTVIAEKGWPTRSKVGRDGAKAAWLLVQHADQDPDFQAQVLPLIEHAAQAGEADRADVALLTDRVLVAQGKPQRYGSQFVQGDDGAMQLRPTEDMPGLDARRSAMGLPSLAEYKAILAESYGKPVN, encoded by the coding sequence TTGGCATCCATCCTCACGCCCCAGCTGGCACCGGCATTGCTTGTGCTGCTGCTGGCTGCAACCGGCAGCACCCATGCGGCCGGGGCCGGTTCGTTCTACGAGGCACTGCAGCGCTATCAGGACGACGACGCCAAAGGCTGTGCCGATGCCCTCGGCGCGATGTACCACAACGGTGAGCGCTTCCCGGACGGTGGCGAGCTGTTGCTGGTCGAATGCACCGCCGCCACCGGTGACCACGCCGCGGCGATGGCCTACGTCATCGCGCTGCTGGGCCAGGACCGCCTTCCCCTCGAGGATCTGCTGCACAAGGATCGCCCAGGCCTGAATGCCCTGCGTGCCGGACCGGAGTGGCCACGGATGCTGGCCCGCGCGGAAGCGATGCAGAAACAACGTGCGGGACTGATGGACGAACCCTTGCGCAGGGAACTGCTCGACCGTGAAGCCCGCGACCAGGCCGCGCAGCATGCAGCCATCGCGGACGGCGGCGGCGAGGCCTTCAAGGGCACCGCACCCGTAGCCAAGGCCAATGCGGAGTGGCTGAAGACCGTGATCGCCGAGAAGGGATGGCCGACCCGTTCGAAGGTCGGCCGTGATGGCGCCAAGGCGGCCTGGCTGCTGGTGCAGCACGCCGACCAGGACCCTGATTTCCAGGCCCAGGTGCTGCCGTTGATCGAACACGCCGCCCAGGCAGGCGAGGCTGACCGTGCCGACGTGGCCCTGCTCACCGACCGCGTGCTGGTGGCGCAGGGCAAGCCGCAGCGCTACGGCAGCCAGTTCGTGCAGGGCGACGACGGCGCGATGCAGTTGCGCCCTACCGAAGACATGCCCGGCCTGGAC